One Oryza sativa Japonica Group chromosome 8, ASM3414082v1 DNA window includes the following coding sequences:
- the LOC4344435 gene encoding NAC domain-containing protein 105: MDRHEEEAGESPCVPPGFRFHPTEEELVGYYLARKVASQKIDLDIIQELDLYRIEPWDLQERCKYGGHGGDEQTEWYFFSYKDRKYPSGTRTNRATAAGFWKATGRDKPVLSSPSTRVIGMRKTLVFYKGRAPNGRKTDWIIHEYRLQSNEHAPTQEEGWVVCRAFQKPMPNQQQHRLSYGCIPGSYGAGAYAAVPDNYSLLLHHDNPSFAGRPLMSAAASALFANNNNNSVVDHSNILSSESKLHFSDMMPPLESPTIVDGEGYVSQASSCVDVDQQAGIVDWNLLTSLLPPPAHQLFHHLPSASSSKNSNNISSSGFIDDRD, encoded by the exons ATGGATCGGCATGAGGAGGAGGCAGGAGAGTCTCCATGTGTGCCGCCGGGGTTCAGGTTTCACCcgacggaggaggagctggTGGGCTACTACCTCGCCAGGAAGGTGGCCTCCCAGAAGATCGATCTCGACATCATCCAGGAGCTCGATCTCTACAGGATCGAGCCATGGGATCTGCAAG AGCGTTGCAAGTACGGTGGGCATGGCGGCGATGAGCAGACGGAGTGGTACTTCTTCAGCTACAAGGACCGCAAGTACCCCAGCGGGACGAGGACCAAccgcgccacggcggcgggctTCTGGAAGGCCACCGGCCGCGACAAGCCGGTgctctcgtcgccgtcgacgagggTGATCGGGATGAGGAAGACGCTGGTGTTCTACAAGGGTCGCGCCCCCAACGGCCGGAAGACCGACTGGATCATCCACGAGTACCGCCTCCAATCAAACGAACACGCCCCTACTCAG GAGGAAGGTTGGGTGGTTTGCCGCGCGTTTCAGAAGCCGATGCCCAACCAGCAGCAGCACAGGCTGTCCTACGGCTGCATCCCCGGCAGCTACGGCGCCGGAGCctacgccgccgtccccgacaACTACAGCTTGCTGCTGCACCACGACAACCCTAGCTTCGCCGGGCGGCCATTGATGAGCGCCGCTGCCTCAGCTCTCTTcgccaacaacaacaataacagcGTCGTCGACCACAGCAACATTCTGAGTTCAGAGTCCAAGCTTCACTTCTCCGACATGATGCCGCCTCTGGAGAGCCCCACcatcgtcgacggcgagggctACGTCTCGCAGGCTAGCAGCTGCGTCGACGTCGATCAGCAAGCCGGCATCGTCGACTGGAACCTGCTCACCAgcttgctgccgccgccggcgcatcAGCTCTTCCACCACCTGCCTTCCGCTTCTAGCTCCAAGAACAGCAACAACATTTCTTCGTCAGGCTTCATCGATGACCGagactga